In the Candidatus Babeliales bacterium genome, one interval contains:
- a CDS encoding WD40 repeat domain-containing protein has translation MKVSKIVLSVAMISAICIPHVLYPALSGAEVKEDAAARAQLAEQRSAVARQRELEAWQQAEADRLKREGGARAVAAQEAQGLEEDDEELQRVLAESLKPKRLVKPQEEEKEEDEKVHSEAWLQHREDFNRWENEDKAVRERRGSPVKHSDADVRKLIGSTAVPRAVSEHMESFILKKDAEVISTLIQTERPITCLGISSDSKSICGASENGAVYVWDAITEKLIHKFDSGIKKPLAISGDGKIIIAADALSHILIWNVDTKASNRIDDVYLAGGLSNIAITAKGEFVIERALGKIRSFYASTGREYDTFAVDRWTMGGGIATNTNGSFVGIGSGHYVHIYDTELHRLVNSVYIGEAQTFALAADASFIVSQSPYGLDIWNAKDGGLIINSPNLPVTGWQTEAIVIDGGNNFIVAAYKAGIRIWRLVSSIANVAYARRGHAVDEAEKLRDQAKAVRKFPANRLRAINKGVALLKSADMTRKDFEAYIGKIKNRINKEFQEGRDEAVV, from the coding sequence ATGAAGGTATCAAAAATAGTGTTATCGGTAGCAATGATAAGTGCGATATGCATTCCACACGTTCTATATCCAGCACTTTCTGGAGCAGAAGTGAAAGAAGATGCAGCAGCGCGTGCACAGCTGGCAGAACAACGGTCAGCGGTAGCAAGACAACGGGAATTGGAAGCGTGGCAGCAAGCAGAAGCAGATAGGTTAAAAAGAGAAGGCGGTGCGCGGGCAGTAGCAGCCCAAGAAGCGCAAGGCCTTGAAGAAGATGATGAAGAGTTGCAGCGGGTTCTTGCAGAATCGCTCAAACCGAAAAGACTAGTTAAGCCACAAGAAGAAGAAAAAGAAGAAGATGAAAAAGTTCATTCGGAAGCATGGTTACAACATCGAGAAGATTTTAACCGCTGGGAAAATGAAGATAAAGCAGTGCGAGAACGGCGTGGTAGTCCTGTGAAGCATAGCGATGCGGATGTAAGGAAGTTAATAGGTAGCACTGCAGTTCCAAGGGCGGTAAGTGAGCACATGGAATCGTTTATCTTAAAAAAAGATGCAGAAGTGATATCGACATTGATTCAAACGGAGCGTCCTATCACGTGTTTAGGAATTAGCAGTGATAGTAAATCTATTTGTGGAGCATCTGAGAATGGAGCGGTGTATGTATGGGATGCTATTACTGAAAAATTAATACATAAATTCGATAGTGGTATAAAAAAACCTTTAGCTATTAGTGGCGACGGTAAAATCATTATTGCGGCCGATGCTTTGAGCCATATACTTATTTGGAATGTGGATACTAAGGCATCAAATCGTATTGATGATGTTTATCTTGCAGGGGGGCTGTCAAATATAGCTATTACTGCTAAAGGTGAGTTTGTTATTGAACGAGCATTGGGAAAAATACGTAGTTTTTATGCATCTACTGGGCGCGAGTACGATACATTTGCGGTTGACAGGTGGACGATGGGCGGCGGTATAGCGACCAATACAAATGGAAGTTTTGTTGGCATTGGTAGCGGACATTATGTGCATATTTATGATACTGAGCTTCATCGATTAGTTAATTCGGTTTATATTGGCGAGGCGCAGACATTTGCGCTTGCGGCAGATGCTAGTTTTATTGTTTCCCAATCGCCGTATGGTTTAGACATTTGGAATGCTAAAGATGGTGGTCTTATAATAAATAGCCCTAATCTTCCTGTGACAGGGTGGCAGACAGAAGCTATCGTAATTGACGGTGGTAATAATTTTATTGTGGCTGCTTATAAGGCTGGTATACGAATTTGGAGATTAGTATCTTCTATTGCCAACGTAGCATATGCACGTAGAGGACATGCTGTAGATGAAGCCGAAAAATTACGCGATCAAGCAAAAGCGGTACGCAAGTTCCCCGCAAATCGTTTGCGTGCAATTAATAAAGGTGTTGCGTTATTAAAAAGTGCAGATATGACAAGAAAAGATTTTGAGGCATATATTGGAAAAATCAAAAATCGTATCAACAAAGAATTTCAAGAAGGCAGAGATGAGGCTGTCGT